In Mustela lutreola isolate mMusLut2 chromosome 1, mMusLut2.pri, whole genome shotgun sequence, one genomic interval encodes:
- the LOC131834604 gene encoding interstitial collagenase-like isoform X2 yields the protein MQAFYGLKVTGKVDADTLALMRQPRCGVPDVAPYALGEKTLRWEHTHLTYRLENYTPDLLRADVDRVIDRAFQLWSNASALTFTRVFEGQADIMISFVRGDHNDNNPFGGPENIIAHAFPPGEGIGGDVHFDEEKRWTKDFRDFNLYHVAAHEVGHSLGLLHDGDIESLMFSSYNYYGDNLLTQRDIDAIQALYGPSKNPIQPRERQVPQACESKLTFDAITEIRGELYFFKNRFFLRTRPFYKTGELGAITDFWVPLSRGIDAAYEVASRDEVFFFKDSKVWAFNAVKMRRGYPKDIYHSLGFPHTVKSIDAAVHEEETGKTYFFVASKYWRYDENTRSMDTGFPKEIAHGFPGIGKKVDAVFQERGFFYFFRGKRQYKFDPHTKRILTILNINSWFNCRNK from the exons ATGCAGGCGTTCTATGGGCTAAAGGTGACGGGGAAGGTGGACGCCGACACCCTGGCTTTGATGAGGCAGCCCCGATGTGGGGTGCCCGACGTGGCTCCATACGCCCTCGGTGAGAAGACCCTCCGCTGGGAGCACACCCACCTGACCTACAG GCTTGAAAATTACACACCAGATTTGCTGAGAGCAGACGTGGACAGAGTGATTGACAGAGCCTTTCAGCTCTGGAGTAATGCCTCTGCCCTGACCTTCACCAGGGTCTTTGAGGGCCAAGCGGACATAATGATATCCTTTGTCAGGGGAG ATCACAACGACAACAACCCCTTCGGCGGACCTGAAAACATTATTGCTCACGCCTTCCCACCGGGAGAAGGCATTGGAGGAGATGTTCATTTTGATGAAGAGAAAAGATGGACCAAGGATTTCAGAG ATTTCAACTTGTACCACGTCGCAGCACATGAAGTGGGCCATTCCCTCGGACTGTTGCACGACGGTGACATTGAGTCCCTGATGTTCTCCAGCTACAACTACTATGGGGATAATCTGCTGACTCAGAGGGACATCGATGCCATTCAGGCCCTCTACG GACCTTCCAAAAATCCCATCCAGCCAAGAGAACGTCAAGTACCACAAGCCTGTGAAAGCAAGTTAACATTTGATGCTATTACCGAAATTCGTGGAGAATTGTACTTCTTTAAAAACAG GTTCTTCCTACGCACAAGACCCTTCTACAAAACAGGGGAGCTCGGTGCCATCACTGACTTCTGGGTCCCGCTGTCAAGAGGAATTGACGCTGCTTACGAGGTTGCTAGCAGAGACgaagtcttcttttttaaag ATAGTAAAGTCTGGGCCTTCAATGCAGTTAAGATGAGGCGAGGCTACCCCAAGGACATTTACCACTCCCTGGGCTTCCCGCACACAGTGAAGAGCATCGATGCTGCTGTTCACGAAGAGGAGACCGGGAAGACGTACTTCTTTGTCGCCAGCAAGTACTGGAG gtaTGATGAAAACACACGGTCTATGGATACAGGTTTTCCCAAAGAAATAGCTCATGGGTTTCCTGGAATCGGCAAAAAAGTTGACGCTGTCTTCCAAGAAAGAG gatttttctatttctttcgtGGAAAAAGACAGTACAAATTTGATCCTCACACAAAGCGAATTTTGACTATCCTGAATATCAACAGCTGGTTCAActgtagaaataaatga
- the LOC131834604 gene encoding interstitial collagenase-like isoform X1: MRATSLPLPLLLLLLWGVGSHGFPATSSRAQEQDAELVQNYLRKYYHLRTGTSKPGRQRSSSLVTEKLKQMQAFYGLKVTGKVDADTLALMRQPRCGVPDVAPYALGEKTLRWEHTHLTYRLENYTPDLLRADVDRVIDRAFQLWSNASALTFTRVFEGQADIMISFVRGDHNDNNPFGGPENIIAHAFPPGEGIGGDVHFDEEKRWTKDFRDFNLYHVAAHEVGHSLGLLHDGDIESLMFSSYNYYGDNLLTQRDIDAIQALYGPSKNPIQPRERQVPQACESKLTFDAITEIRGELYFFKNRFFLRTRPFYKTGELGAITDFWVPLSRGIDAAYEVASRDEVFFFKDSKVWAFNAVKMRRGYPKDIYHSLGFPHTVKSIDAAVHEEETGKTYFFVASKYWRYDENTRSMDTGFPKEIAHGFPGIGKKVDAVFQERGFFYFFRGKRQYKFDPHTKRILTILNINSWFNCRNK, from the exons ATGAGGGCCaccagcctccccctccctctgctgctgctgctgctctggggCGTGGGGTCCCATGGCTTCCCCGCCACGAGCtcgagagcacaagagcaggacGCAGAGTTGGTCCAG AACTACCTGCGGAAATACTACCACCTGAGGACTGGAACCAGCAAGCCCggcaggcagaggagcagcagTCTGGTGACTGAGAAGCTGAAGCAGATGCAGGCGTTCTATGGGCTAAAGGTGACGGGGAAGGTGGACGCCGACACCCTGGCTTTGATGAGGCAGCCCCGATGTGGGGTGCCCGACGTGGCTCCATACGCCCTCGGTGAGAAGACCCTCCGCTGGGAGCACACCCACCTGACCTACAG GCTTGAAAATTACACACCAGATTTGCTGAGAGCAGACGTGGACAGAGTGATTGACAGAGCCTTTCAGCTCTGGAGTAATGCCTCTGCCCTGACCTTCACCAGGGTCTTTGAGGGCCAAGCGGACATAATGATATCCTTTGTCAGGGGAG ATCACAACGACAACAACCCCTTCGGCGGACCTGAAAACATTATTGCTCACGCCTTCCCACCGGGAGAAGGCATTGGAGGAGATGTTCATTTTGATGAAGAGAAAAGATGGACCAAGGATTTCAGAG ATTTCAACTTGTACCACGTCGCAGCACATGAAGTGGGCCATTCCCTCGGACTGTTGCACGACGGTGACATTGAGTCCCTGATGTTCTCCAGCTACAACTACTATGGGGATAATCTGCTGACTCAGAGGGACATCGATGCCATTCAGGCCCTCTACG GACCTTCCAAAAATCCCATCCAGCCAAGAGAACGTCAAGTACCACAAGCCTGTGAAAGCAAGTTAACATTTGATGCTATTACCGAAATTCGTGGAGAATTGTACTTCTTTAAAAACAG GTTCTTCCTACGCACAAGACCCTTCTACAAAACAGGGGAGCTCGGTGCCATCACTGACTTCTGGGTCCCGCTGTCAAGAGGAATTGACGCTGCTTACGAGGTTGCTAGCAGAGACgaagtcttcttttttaaag ATAGTAAAGTCTGGGCCTTCAATGCAGTTAAGATGAGGCGAGGCTACCCCAAGGACATTTACCACTCCCTGGGCTTCCCGCACACAGTGAAGAGCATCGATGCTGCTGTTCACGAAGAGGAGACCGGGAAGACGTACTTCTTTGTCGCCAGCAAGTACTGGAG gtaTGATGAAAACACACGGTCTATGGATACAGGTTTTCCCAAAGAAATAGCTCATGGGTTTCCTGGAATCGGCAAAAAAGTTGACGCTGTCTTCCAAGAAAGAG gatttttctatttctttcgtGGAAAAAGACAGTACAAATTTGATCCTCACACAAAGCGAATTTTGACTATCCTGAATATCAACAGCTGGTTCAActgtagaaataaatga